In one window of Maribacter sp. BPC-D8 DNA:
- a CDS encoding 5' nucleotidase, NT5C type, with product MLKTICVDMDDVMCDYTNTFNNQLKLNPVQKFPQSVQGFFENLPEIEGAIEAVKHLNSIAGFRIYILTAPSERNPLCYTEKRIWIENHLGFEYVSKLIISSNKGLIKADYLIDDYIEGKGQENFEGTLLQFGSNKFPDWNAILEYFQ from the coding sequence ATGCTAAAAACGATTTGTGTTGATATGGATGATGTAATGTGTGATTACACAAACACATTCAACAATCAGTTAAAATTAAACCCTGTACAAAAATTTCCACAAAGTGTTCAAGGTTTTTTTGAAAATTTACCAGAGATTGAAGGGGCAATTGAAGCTGTGAAGCATTTGAACTCTATAGCTGGTTTTCGAATTTATATACTAACAGCACCTTCCGAAAGAAATCCGCTATGCTACACTGAAAAAAGAATATGGATAGAAAATCATCTTGGTTTTGAGTATGTAAGTAAACTTATTATTTCATCAAACAAAGGATTGATAAAAGCGGACTATTTAATTGATGATTACATTGAAGGAAAAGGTCAGGAAAATTTTGAAGGCACCTTACTTCAGTTCGGTTCAAACAAGTTTCCTGACTGGAATGCAATTTTAGAATATTTTCAATAA
- a CDS encoding DUF3883 domain-containing protein — MIEITKEIFDKAFSGFKIIVEEGSKVGLTDFKTNPFVIENENYKYEVLKQAKAKLLTKTWKENEIGNGRILEAVKNSIQTDIIYNYKTHQNNLIDWRKKDNFKNLSTSKETEKLLFDFFKSKIKDEVSFSKFSDLGFSYQLIAYLFFIKNPQKYLPISQKKFDLIFSSLGIDLKTSYNISWENYVEFVNIIKQFQNHLKSKFSEIELIDAHSFLWIYLHRLRNPEYKKPAVIEVQKVVVEKQKILDNYQPRLPVNIDDLTEPETEIDYVEQLRKQIEIGNLAEEIVLNDEIQFLSSIYPELANQVRSVANNPKLGFDIISFEKDGTQKQIEVKAISKGNSYKSFIITKNELQKSKTYPNYYLYCVSELESQKPTILRLKHPDFENENLFKSEPLTFRITFE; from the coding sequence ATGATTGAGATTACTAAGGAAATTTTTGATAAAGCATTTTCTGGATTCAAAATAATAGTTGAAGAAGGCTCAAAAGTAGGGCTGACTGATTTTAAAACTAATCCTTTTGTGATCGAGAATGAAAACTATAAATATGAAGTTCTAAAGCAAGCAAAAGCTAAGCTTTTGACTAAAACTTGGAAGGAAAATGAAATAGGAAACGGTAGAATATTAGAGGCCGTAAAAAACTCGATTCAAACCGATATTATTTATAATTATAAAACTCATCAAAACAACCTTATTGATTGGAGGAAAAAAGATAATTTTAAAAATCTAAGTACATCTAAAGAAACTGAAAAGTTACTTTTTGACTTTTTTAAAAGTAAAATTAAAGATGAAGTTTCCTTTTCTAAGTTTTCAGACTTGGGGTTTTCATATCAATTAATAGCTTATCTATTTTTTATTAAGAATCCACAAAAATATCTACCCATATCTCAAAAGAAATTTGACTTAATCTTTAGCTCATTAGGTATTGATTTAAAAACTAGTTACAATATATCCTGGGAAAATTATGTTGAGTTTGTAAATATTATAAAACAATTTCAAAATCATTTAAAAAGTAAATTCTCTGAAATTGAGTTAATAGATGCTCATTCATTTTTATGGATTTATTTACACCGATTGCGAAACCCAGAATATAAAAAGCCAGCTGTCATTGAAGTGCAAAAGGTTGTTGTCGAAAAACAGAAAATACTTGACAACTATCAACCAAGATTGCCGGTTAATATTGATGATTTAACTGAGCCTGAAACGGAAATTGATTATGTTGAACAGCTTAGAAAACAAATAGAAATCGGGAATTTGGCGGAGGAGATAGTTCTAAATGATGAAATACAATTTCTAAGCTCTATTTATCCAGAGTTGGCTAATCAGGTTCGTTCGGTTGCGAATAATCCAAAATTAGGTTTTGATATAATCAGTTTTGAAAAAGATGGAACTCAGAAACAAATTGAGGTCAAAGCAATTTCAAAAGGCAATTCTTATAAAAGTTTTATTATCACAAAAAATGAGTTGCAAAAATCAAAAACCTACCCTAATTATTACTTGTATTGCGTTTCTGAACTGGAAAGTCAAAAACCGACAATTTTAAGATTAAAACATCCTGATTTTGAAAACGAAAATCTTTTTAAGTCAGAACCATTAACTTTTAGGATTACCTTCGAATAG
- a CDS encoding JAB domain-containing protein, producing the protein MKKVTIYKNLVGELTVNYKRTKQRAEKISSSEDSADFIRPYFDHVMDDHEVVKVIHLNHENRVINVHHASSGTDIACLIPIKAIVRDAIMLPTTGIILVHNHPSGQTKFSKADIAVSKKLEIACNYFDIRFVDSIVITRENHSSMKDERVI; encoded by the coding sequence ATGAAAAAAGTGACCATTTACAAGAATTTGGTAGGCGAGTTAACCGTAAACTACAAACGAACTAAGCAGCGAGCAGAAAAAATCTCTAGTTCAGAAGACTCCGCAGATTTTATTAGACCTTACTTTGACCATGTAATGGACGACCATGAAGTTGTCAAGGTAATTCATCTAAACCATGAGAACAGAGTCATCAACGTACACCATGCAAGCTCTGGTACAGACATAGCTTGTTTAATACCAATAAAAGCTATTGTCAGAGATGCTATAATGTTACCTACTACAGGCATAATATTGGTTCATAATCACCCTAGCGGTCAAACCAAATTCTCAAAAGCAGATATTGCCGTTAGTAAAAAACTAGAAATAGCCTGTAATTACTTCGACATAAGATTCGTCGATAGCATAGTAATCACTCGAGAGAATCATAGTTCAATGAAAGATGAAAGGGTCATATGA
- a CDS encoding DUF262 domain-containing protein, with the protein MQSKTTLENRTAESIQQLFKNSENVRIPAYQRAFSWGDKQCSQFLEDLLEQKGKKYYLGQILFEKDGNTLFIIDGQQRLTTTILFLSALAKIKILKGENVEQIRQTYLTDVFKTIDDDQVIFKKVTQKHLVSAIDDTETISQKRIIEAFNFFETELSKLEKENLNLIQQTLENAVISTFYITNKVEATQVFEYQNNRGKELSRFEVIKAYLMHQIYIQSSDNNQANNDIAEIQSIISKTYRYIEAVEGYFTENELLDNYCNLFFNIGGNIEAIKETLKKVENKSQWIKLFFESFVELAHSAKSIVSNKNQSNITNLFFVGNEANWKLVLLTLFYKGEVSGDSFKKILKLLEVLCFKLKLGDYRTDHLPNFAKRYFNQKDIYNIDNLYQDIKNVTETGFKWYWNDGDRFRNIIPNYFDNEKWHYNRNTIKYVLWQYENSLRIKNRSGALLDKELYNSYTIEHITPQNPADIEYTEEFRKNFLQLAGNLALLTQSQNSKFSNKSFKKKSELFQDTALSSYTEIREKNQWTETEITERHNRISEFAKTYFNVENEQ; encoded by the coding sequence ATGCAATCAAAAACAACACTTGAAAACAGAACCGCAGAAAGCATACAACAGCTTTTTAAAAATTCTGAGAATGTTCGAATTCCAGCTTATCAACGTGCGTTTAGTTGGGGAGATAAACAATGTTCTCAATTTCTCGAAGACCTTTTAGAACAAAAAGGTAAAAAATATTATTTGGGACAAATCCTTTTTGAAAAAGATGGAAACACTCTTTTTATAATTGACGGACAACAAAGACTTACAACAACAATTTTGTTCCTTTCAGCACTTGCCAAAATCAAAATCCTAAAAGGAGAAAATGTTGAGCAAATAAGGCAAACTTATTTAACAGATGTTTTCAAAACTATTGATGACGACCAAGTAATTTTCAAAAAAGTTACTCAAAAGCATTTAGTTTCTGCCATTGACGATACAGAAACGATTTCTCAAAAACGAATTATAGAAGCCTTTAATTTCTTTGAAACAGAGTTGTCTAAACTAGAGAAAGAAAATTTAAACTTAATTCAACAAACATTAGAAAATGCGGTAATAAGCACTTTTTATATCACTAACAAGGTTGAAGCAACGCAAGTTTTTGAATACCAAAATAATCGGGGAAAAGAACTTTCAAGATTTGAAGTTATCAAAGCATATTTAATGCACCAGATTTACATTCAAAGTTCGGACAACAATCAAGCGAATAATGACATTGCAGAAATTCAAAGCATAATTTCAAAAACATACAGATACATTGAAGCAGTTGAAGGTTATTTCACAGAAAACGAGCTTTTAGATAATTATTGCAATTTGTTTTTCAATATTGGCGGTAACATTGAAGCCATAAAAGAAACGCTTAAGAAAGTAGAGAATAAATCTCAATGGATTAAATTGTTTTTTGAAAGCTTTGTAGAATTAGCGCATAGTGCGAAAAGTATTGTGAGCAACAAAAACCAATCAAATATTACGAATCTATTTTTTGTAGGTAACGAAGCGAATTGGAAATTGGTTTTACTGACACTTTTTTACAAAGGCGAAGTATCAGGCGACAGCTTCAAGAAAATTTTAAAATTATTAGAAGTTCTGTGTTTCAAACTTAAACTTGGCGACTACCGAACAGATCATTTGCCAAATTTCGCAAAACGATATTTTAACCAAAAAGACATTTATAATATTGACAATTTATATCAAGATATTAAGAATGTAACTGAAACCGGCTTTAAGTGGTATTGGAATGACGGAGATAGATTTAGAAATATTATCCCAAACTACTTTGACAATGAAAAATGGCATTACAATCGTAATACAATCAAGTATGTTTTGTGGCAATACGAAAACAGTTTAAGAATTAAAAATCGTTCAGGTGCGTTATTGGACAAGGAACTTTATAATAGTTACACAATTGAACATATAACACCGCAAAACCCAGCAGACATAGAATATACGGAAGAATTTAGAAAGAATTTTTTACAACTTGCGGGTAATTTAGCACTATTGACACAAAGTCAAAACAGCAAATTTTCAAACAAGTCGTTTAAGAAAAAAAGCGAATTATTCCAAGATACTGCACTTTCAAGTTATACAGAGATTAGAGAAAAAAATCAATGGACAGAAACCGAAATTACGGAAAGACATAATCGAATTTCAGAGTTTGCGAAAACGTACTTTAACGTTGAAAATGAACAGTAA
- a CDS encoding tetratricopeptide repeat protein, with amino-acid sequence MNKKEKCAELLQIGVQHKRNGDLEQALNYYGKAFNKYKLNPDIYKNCSKIYTSIGEPDHAMRNLLTYSQLVINSGSINMESYDFAVSFYKWSGDLNGNVRVQKDIALTAVAQNFNLAKIVADLNLTFQAGICYIIKHRNNMTNLQIPANLLNNYIKTLLGRTTDGPSLADTNGAPMVRAIGLSYLLVNFITNPNLEIEELIDAYLNEEFEIDSF; translated from the coding sequence ATGAACAAAAAAGAAAAATGTGCTGAACTACTTCAGATAGGAGTTCAGCATAAAAGAAACGGAGATTTAGAACAAGCCTTAAATTATTACGGAAAAGCATTTAATAAATATAAATTGAATCCCGATATTTATAAAAATTGTTCGAAAATTTATACATCAATCGGCGAACCCGACCACGCCATGCGAAATTTATTAACTTATTCGCAATTAGTAATAAATAGTGGAAGTATAAATATGGAATCCTACGATTTTGCTGTATCATTTTACAAATGGTCTGGTGATTTAAATGGAAATGTAAGGGTTCAGAAAGACATTGCATTAACGGCAGTTGCGCAGAATTTCAATTTAGCAAAAATTGTTGCGGACTTGAATTTGACCTTTCAAGCTGGAATTTGCTATATTATAAAACACAGAAATAATATGACCAATTTGCAAATCCCTGCAAATTTGCTGAATAACTACATTAAAACACTTTTGGGACGAACAACAGATGGACCTTCTTTGGCGGACACTAATGGAGCGCCTATGGTAAGAGCAATTGGATTATCCTATTTACTCGTGAATTTCATTACAAATCCAAATTTAGAGATTGAGGAATTAATTGATGCTTATCTGAATGAAGAGTTTGAAATTGATAGTTTCTAA
- a CDS encoding JAB domain-containing protein: protein MKSLKLIVSNKYSGQTRFSKADIAVSKKLEIACNYFDIRFVDSIVINREKHSSMKDEGVI from the coding sequence ATGAAGAGTTTGAAATTGATAGTTTCTAATAAATATAGCGGTCAAACAAGATTCTCAAAAGCAGATATTGCCGTTAGTAAAAAACTAGAAATAGCCTGTAATTACTTCGACATAAGATTTGTCGATAGCATAGTAATAAATAGAGAGAAACATAGTTCAATGAAAGATGAAGGGGTCATATGA
- a CDS encoding site-specific integrase, protein MQVTFHLRKDKIGKGGLAPIRMVVASNGFKIFKAVKNVKSSVASWDKKKERVKSPKANEPYNNHIEYNKIIDDLDSKLKTLNRYILLNEIVPDKTFILEKLNSETKIELTHSFISSFDEFIDLGKLTKAERTVKSYTTAKNFYEGFEAYTGYTLRFETITNEFFEKLQEYCFTVKNTKNNYFARLVTTLKTFMKWALERDYHSNISFLKFKAPEEEIEVIYLTYEELMSLYNFKFDSDSFSRTRDMYCFACFTGLRFSDIRNLKTSNVYENEIKFNIQKTKTVDHTIPLNSFAKAILAKYKGTLNEPLPVISSQKFNKKIKKVCEKVEINTQTTTTRFVGSRKIEHTQPKWKLITSHTARKTFVTNSLVLGMKIPVLKSITGHKKEQSFRRYVNISESLKRSEMDSTWDKKE, encoded by the coding sequence ATGCAAGTTACATTTCATTTAAGGAAAGACAAAATTGGAAAAGGAGGTTTGGCACCTATTCGCATGGTGGTGGCTTCAAATGGTTTTAAAATCTTCAAAGCAGTAAAGAATGTTAAATCATCTGTAGCTTCATGGGATAAGAAAAAAGAACGGGTAAAGAGCCCAAAGGCAAATGAGCCTTATAATAATCATATTGAGTATAATAAGATTATAGATGACTTAGATAGTAAGTTAAAAACATTGAATAGATATATTCTTTTAAATGAAATAGTACCAGACAAAACATTCATTTTAGAAAAGCTTAATTCTGAAACAAAAATTGAATTAACACACTCGTTTATTTCTTCATTTGATGAGTTTATAGATTTGGGCAAGCTTACAAAAGCAGAAAGAACTGTAAAATCTTATACCACAGCCAAAAATTTCTATGAAGGATTTGAAGCTTATACAGGATATACTTTACGATTTGAAACTATTACCAATGAGTTTTTTGAAAAGTTGCAGGAATATTGTTTTACAGTAAAAAATACAAAGAATAATTACTTCGCTAGATTGGTTACTACTTTGAAGACTTTCATGAAATGGGCTTTAGAGAGAGATTATCATAGTAATATTTCATTCTTAAAATTTAAAGCTCCTGAAGAAGAAATTGAGGTTATATATCTTACTTATGAAGAATTGATGTCGCTTTACAATTTTAAATTTGACTCTGATTCATTTAGTCGAACTCGTGATATGTACTGCTTCGCATGTTTTACCGGTCTTAGGTTTTCGGATATTAGAAATTTAAAGACTTCTAATGTTTATGAAAATGAGATTAAATTTAATATCCAAAAGACCAAAACAGTTGATCATACAATACCATTAAACAGTTTCGCAAAAGCTATTCTAGCTAAATATAAGGGTACGCTCAATGAACCGCTACCTGTTATTAGTTCTCAAAAGTTTAATAAGAAGATAAAAAAGGTTTGTGAAAAAGTTGAGATTAACACACAAACTACTACCACAAGATTTGTAGGTAGTAGAAAAATAGAGCATACACAGCCTAAGTGGAAATTAATAACTAGCCATACGGCTAGAAAAACTTTTGTGACAAATAGTTTAGTTTTAGGTATGAAAATACCTGTGCTTAAGTCTATTACCGGGCATAAAAAAGAACAAAGCTTTAGAAGATATGTAAATATTTCTGAGAGTTTAAAGCGAAGTGAAATGGATAGTACTTGGGATAAAAAGGAATAG
- a CDS encoding SanA/YdcF family protein, with protein MLKKILKISGLLLLALILIIFACNSIISSTAEDKTYSDVALIPANRVGLVLGTSNRLTNGSPNPYYTYRINATKALYNAGKIKFILVSGDNGSIYYNEPDTFKKDLVKAGIPEEVIFLDYAGFRTLDSMFRAKFIFGLDDVTVISQKFHNERAIYIAKQKGLKAIGFNAKDVSTAQGLKVQIREYLARVKVFIDMILNTQPKFYGTPIEIK; from the coding sequence ATGCTGAAAAAAATACTAAAAATATCAGGGTTATTACTATTAGCGTTAATTCTAATCATATTTGCCTGTAATAGTATTATCTCAAGTACCGCAGAAGACAAAACGTATTCAGACGTAGCATTAATACCAGCTAATAGAGTCGGTCTCGTTTTAGGCACCTCTAATCGCTTAACCAACGGTTCTCCTAATCCATATTACACTTATCGTATAAACGCAACCAAAGCACTCTACAATGCAGGTAAGATTAAATTTATATTAGTTAGCGGAGACAATGGTAGCATCTATTACAATGAACCCGACACCTTCAAGAAAGACTTAGTAAAAGCTGGTATACCAGAAGAGGTTATTTTCTTAGACTATGCAGGCTTTAGAACTTTAGATTCTATGTTCAGGGCTAAGTTTATTTTTGGTTTAGATGACGTAACCGTTATCTCTCAAAAATTCCATAACGAAAGAGCAATTTATATTGCAAAGCAAAAAGGCTTGAAAGCAATTGGTTTCAATGCTAAAGATGTTTCTACAGCTCAAGGGCTAAAAGTTCAAATAAGAGAATATTTAGCTCGGGTAAAAGTGTTTATTGATATGATATTAAACACCCAACCAAAATTCTACGGTACCCCTATAGAAATAAAATAG
- a CDS encoding NRAMP family divalent metal transporter, with product MLNLKTILKNLGPGLLFASMAIGTSHLVLSTKAGAQYGWLMIIPIILANILKYPFFEFGVRYTNVTNKTLIEGYLNRGKGYLWFYAIISFITTFTILAALYTVTAGLFINLFGIGHGSIAMVALSLFLIISVLLIFGKYKFLEISLKFVVSVLFVALLVTTILVLAKGPVSHVPDFKPLPIFNEVGILFLIGLIGWMPTSVEASSWISLWSIEKWKTQDKPSLKESLQEFNIGYSITAILAVFFMIIGWYTLYGTNIQLSNNAVSFADQVVRLFTQHIGSWAYLFIAISAFATMFSTCMTAHDALARVSLDIISLLKPKTTWYRTKTAYAAGVFTLTLINFVVIAAFSANMGNLVALATFVSFVVAPIVGYMNLKNVTSDDLDPKFRPGKKLKLLTYAGILFLSGFALYYFYIIIF from the coding sequence ATGCTCAATTTAAAAACGATACTCAAAAACTTAGGTCCGGGACTTCTGTTTGCAAGTATGGCCATAGGTACATCTCATCTTGTTTTATCTACCAAAGCTGGGGCGCAATATGGCTGGCTGATGATTATTCCTATAATTTTAGCTAACATATTAAAATACCCCTTCTTCGAGTTCGGCGTTCGATATACCAACGTTACCAATAAAACCTTAATAGAGGGCTATTTAAATCGCGGTAAAGGATATTTATGGTTTTATGCTATAATTAGCTTCATTACCACTTTCACCATACTAGCGGCTTTATATACGGTTACAGCCGGTCTATTTATAAATCTATTCGGCATTGGGCATGGTTCTATTGCCATGGTTGCTCTAAGTTTATTTTTAATCATTAGTGTGCTACTCATTTTCGGAAAATACAAGTTCCTGGAAATCAGTTTAAAATTCGTGGTCAGTGTACTTTTTGTTGCGTTATTAGTTACTACAATTTTAGTTCTAGCAAAAGGACCAGTAAGCCATGTGCCAGACTTTAAACCCTTACCCATTTTTAATGAAGTAGGAATTCTATTTTTAATAGGATTAATTGGATGGATGCCTACCAGCGTAGAAGCATCTAGTTGGATCAGCTTATGGAGTATTGAAAAATGGAAAACTCAAGACAAGCCTAGCCTAAAAGAATCTTTACAAGAATTTAATATCGGGTATTCCATTACAGCCATATTAGCTGTCTTTTTTATGATAATAGGATGGTATACGTTATACGGAACTAACATACAACTCAGTAATAATGCAGTAAGTTTCGCTGACCAAGTAGTGCGGTTATTTACACAACATATTGGCTCATGGGCATATCTGTTTATAGCCATTTCTGCATTTGCCACGATGTTCAGTACTTGTATGACCGCACATGATGCTTTAGCTAGAGTCAGCTTAGATATCATATCGCTATTAAAACCAAAAACTACATGGTATAGAACAAAAACAGCATACGCCGCAGGCGTATTCACTTTGACCCTAATTAATTTTGTAGTTATTGCAGCGTTTAGTGCAAATATGGGAAATTTGGTTGCCTTGGCTACATTCGTTTCTTTCGTAGTCGCGCCGATTGTAGGTTATATGAATTTAAAAAATGTAACCAGCGATGACCTAGACCCTAAATTTCGCCCAGGTAAGAAATTAAAACTACTTACCTATGCAGGAATTTTATTCTTGTCTGGTTTCGCCCTCTATTATTTCTATATCATTATTTTTTAA
- a CDS encoding OmpA family protein: MKFKLIIVLLVFVPFLSTAQDKKSKADNLFYGYQYEQAIVAYQSEMQKDSLTNHQLLNLADSYFSTGSYDSASELYLEVNKNDTIMSVNRFNKMLQSLSKNSERDRVKTFLRSKADKLSPELLENAEFNYSLLEIPSNTDNSSIRDLGVNSAQGDFSPAFYKNGILFSSSRGRNTKNVYKPTGESYLDIYFARLGSDNNLVDVEAFKEIPATDFHKSTPYYSEKLETFFYILSNEEDGELRYNENGKNALAIGTLTKNDRFRFILKDLSTSFYYPYFDDATERLYFAANFDDSYGGTDLYYVYTNNGQIMSAPINLGPRINSPGNEIAPYVFDGSLYFSSDIFYGLGGMDIYKSNMLPNDSYTIPVNLGDGINSTADDFGFIIQNVENTGLSGFFASNRAGGKGGDDLYGFELKNAPGLKTFALGGKVVNLRNKVGLKGAQVRLLNQQGDILKEVLAGNDGSFRVEVPWMSQVTIQAMSDGYSIFSTTYSEEGMEEIQNTAYNMGLSRMEDLVTQREDKTVLKLNKFYFDKGKSVLNAQVEEELKKVVDAVARFPQMRLRIQSHTDTRGSTSSNKRLSQQRADVIKNYLLSNGLNSSNIIEATGYGEETIVNNCVNGAYCLDFLHKQNERTLFVVE, translated from the coding sequence ATGAAATTTAAATTAATCATAGTATTACTAGTTTTTGTACCATTTCTAAGTACGGCTCAAGACAAAAAATCTAAAGCCGATAATCTTTTTTATGGATATCAATACGAACAAGCCATTGTAGCCTATCAAAGTGAAATGCAAAAAGATTCGTTAACTAATCATCAGTTATTGAACCTTGCAGATTCTTATTTTAGTACAGGTAGCTATGATAGTGCTTCTGAACTTTATTTAGAGGTTAACAAGAACGATACGATAATGTCTGTCAATAGATTTAATAAAATGTTGCAGAGTCTTTCTAAAAATTCAGAAAGAGATAGGGTGAAAACCTTTTTAAGGTCTAAAGCCGATAAGTTATCTCCAGAGCTTTTAGAAAATGCAGAGTTTAATTACAGTTTATTAGAAATTCCTTCTAATACAGATAATAGTAGCATACGAGATTTAGGGGTGAATAGTGCGCAGGGTGATTTTTCGCCGGCATTTTATAAGAATGGTATACTTTTTAGTAGTAGTAGAGGTCGCAATACTAAAAATGTTTATAAACCAACGGGTGAGTCGTATTTAGACATCTACTTTGCAAGATTGGGTTCTGATAATAATTTGGTTGATGTAGAAGCTTTTAAAGAAATTCCTGCAACTGACTTTCATAAGTCAACTCCTTATTATTCTGAAAAACTAGAAACGTTTTTTTATATCCTATCTAACGAAGAAGATGGTGAACTTAGGTATAATGAGAATGGTAAAAATGCATTGGCAATAGGTACGCTCACTAAAAATGACAGGTTTAGATTTATATTAAAAGATTTAAGTACTTCTTTTTATTACCCTTACTTTGATGATGCTACTGAGCGATTATATTTTGCGGCAAATTTTGACGATAGCTATGGTGGTACCGATTTGTATTATGTGTACACGAATAACGGACAAATAATGTCTGCGCCTATTAATTTAGGACCTAGAATAAATTCACCAGGTAACGAGATTGCTCCTTACGTTTTTGATGGTAGTTTATATTTTTCTTCGGATATTTTTTATGGTCTTGGAGGGATGGATATTTACAAATCTAATATGTTGCCTAATGATTCGTATACCATACCGGTAAACCTTGGTGACGGAATTAATTCGACAGCAGATGATTTCGGATTCATTATTCAAAATGTAGAAAACACAGGATTATCTGGATTCTTTGCTTCTAATAGAGCTGGTGGTAAAGGCGGAGATGACTTATATGGTTTCGAGCTTAAAAATGCACCAGGATTAAAAACTTTTGCCTTAGGTGGTAAGGTGGTTAATCTTAGAAATAAAGTAGGATTAAAAGGTGCTCAAGTAAGATTATTGAACCAACAAGGTGATATTCTAAAGGAAGTTTTAGCAGGTAATGATGGTAGCTTTAGAGTAGAAGTGCCATGGATGTCTCAAGTAACCATACAGGCTATGAGTGATGGCTATTCTATATTCTCTACTACATATTCTGAAGAGGGTATGGAAGAAATTCAAAATACGGCTTATAATATGGGTCTTTCAAGAATGGAAGACTTGGTAACACAACGAGAAGACAAGACGGTATTAAAACTGAATAAATTTTATTTCGATAAAGGAAAATCGGTTTTAAACGCTCAAGTAGAAGAGGAGCTTAAGAAAGTTGTAGATGCTGTGGCGCGTTTTCCTCAAATGAGATTAAGAATACAATCACATACAGATACTAGGGGCAGTACTTCGTCTAATAAAAGATTATCGCAACAGCGAGCTGATGTTATTAAGAACTATCTTTTGAGTAATGGTTTGAATTCAAGCAATATTATTGAAGCAACTGGTTACGGTGAAGAGACGATTGTTAATAATTGCGTTAATGGTGCTTACTGTTTAGATTTTCTTCATAAGCAAAACGAACGTACTTTATTTGTCGTAGAGTAA